CGGCATCATCGCCGCCCTGCTGCTGTGCGTGGCCGTGGCGTACGTCACCTGGCGGGATGCCGACGCGGGACCCGCAGGCGAGCGGTCCCCGTGGCGCGTCCGCTGGCTGGCCCTCAAGGAGGTCTGGGCCGTGGCGGCCCTCTTCGTGTTCGTCATCGGCGGCATCTACGTGGGGATGTTCACGGCCACCGAGGGCGCCGGCCTGGGCGCGTTCGGGGCCATGGCGTTCGCGCTGGGGCGTCGCGCGCTGACCCGGCGGACGCTGTATGCTGCACTCATCGAGAGCGCGCGCACCGCCATGCTGTTCACGATCCTCATCGGCGCGCTGGTGTTCGCCGAGTTCGTCAACATCACCACGATGCCGGCCGATCTCAAGGCGTTCGTCACCCGCTTCGACGTGCATCCCCTGCTGGCGGTGACGGCGATCTGCGCCATCTACGTGGTGCTGGGGACGGCCATGGAGGAGCCCTCCATGATCCTGCTCACGATCCCCGTGTTCTTCCCGGTGATCGTGCAGCTCGGCTTCGACCCGGTCTGGTTCGGCATCCTGATCGTTACCGTCGTCGAGATCGGCCTGATCAGCCCGCCCGTGGGGATGAACCTCTTCGTGCTCAAGAACCTGCTCCCCGAGGTGAGCACGGGGACGGTGTTCCGCGGCGTGCTGCCGTTCATGGTCGCCGACGTGGTGCGCCTGGCGATCCTGATCGCCTTCCCGGTGCTCTCCCTGTGGCTGCCCAGGTTCATGCCGTGAGCATCGCGCGCGCGGACGTGGTGGGGAGCCTGTTGCGGCCGGCCTATCTGCGCGAGGCGCGGCAGGCCCGGCAGGAGGGACGGATCGACGCCGACGCGCTCTGGCGGGTCGAGGATCGCGCGGTCCGGGAGGCCATCGCGCTGCAGGAGTCGGCCGGCCTCGACGTCATCACGGACGGGGAGCTGCGCCGCAACTCGTGGGTCGTCACCATTCCCCTGCGCGAGGCCGGGGTGGCCCGCGCGCCGCTGGCCGGCTACGCGTTCTTGCCGGCCGATCCGGGGTGGTGGTCGCTCTGGAAGGAGCCCGGCGGC
This DNA window, taken from Candidatus Methylomirabilota bacterium, encodes the following:
- a CDS encoding TRAP transporter large permease encodes the protein MTQGLLGLVALLAVAFAIAQTKIYETGRNYTLSVVPLFILMGNFTTRAGMSEELFRAAYAFIGHLRGGLAMATIVASAGFGAICGSSIATAATMAKVAYPSMKRFRYSDRLAAGAIASGGTLGILIPPSTIMVIYGVFTETNIGKLFAAGIVPGIIAALLLCVAVAYVTWRDADAGPAGERSPWRVRWLALKEVWAVAALFVFVIGGIYVGMFTATEGAGLGAFGAMAFALGRRALTRRTLYAALIESARTAMLFTILIGALVFAEFVNITTMPADLKAFVTRFDVHPLLAVTAICAIYVVLGTAMEEPSMILLTIPVFFPVIVQLGFDPVWFGILIVTVVEIGLISPPVGMNLFVLKNLLPEVSTGTVFRGVLPFMVADVVRLAILIAFPVLSLWLPRFMP